A window of Shewanella mesophila contains these coding sequences:
- the tal gene encoding transaldolase — protein sequence MTNTLEQFKSITTIVADTGDIEAIKRYQPQDATTNPSLILKAAQIPEYQHLIDNAIEWAKSQSDDLTQQIEDAGDKLAVNIGLEILKIVPGRISTEVDARLSFDKEASIEKAHKLIKLYQEAGIDKSRILIKLASTWEGICAAKQLEQEGINCNLTLLFCFAQARACAEAGVYLISPFVGRILDWYKKDTGLDYSASEDPGVVSVTNIYNYYKRHDFKTVVMGASFRNTGEIIELAGCDRLTIGPALLEEMANANTPVVQKLKPATEIVAPDAPMTEAQFRWEFNEEPMAVEKLAEGIRNFAVDQGKLEQMLKAQLQG from the coding sequence ATGACTAATACACTAGAGCAATTCAAATCTATCACCACTATTGTTGCCGACACCGGCGACATCGAAGCCATCAAACGATACCAGCCACAAGACGCTACCACCAATCCTTCTTTAATTCTCAAAGCAGCTCAAATTCCTGAATACCAGCATTTAATTGACAACGCGATCGAATGGGCAAAGAGCCAAAGCGATGATCTAACGCAACAGATTGAAGATGCAGGTGACAAATTAGCGGTTAACATCGGTCTTGAAATCTTAAAAATTGTCCCTGGCCGTATCTCTACTGAAGTCGATGCAAGACTATCGTTCGATAAAGAGGCTTCTATTGAGAAGGCTCATAAACTAATCAAACTGTACCAAGAAGCAGGAATTGATAAATCTCGTATTCTCATTAAGCTTGCTTCTACTTGGGAAGGCATTTGTGCGGCCAAACAACTTGAACAAGAAGGTATCAACTGTAACCTCACCTTATTGTTCTGTTTTGCTCAAGCACGAGCATGTGCTGAAGCTGGGGTCTATCTAATTTCGCCATTTGTTGGACGTATTCTCGATTGGTACAAGAAAGATACAGGGCTCGATTATAGTGCAAGCGAAGATCCAGGTGTTGTGTCTGTTACCAATATCTACAACTATTATAAGCGTCATGACTTTAAGACTGTAGTGATGGGAGCGAGCTTCCGTAATACAGGAGAAATCATCGAGCTAGCTGGCTGTGATCGCCTGACCATAGGCCCAGCATTGCTTGAAGAGATGGCCAACGCTAACACGCCTGTAGTCCAGAAGCTAAAACCAGCAACTGAAATCGTGGCACCAGATGCGCCAATGACAGAAGCACAATTCCGCTGGGAGTTTAACGAAGAGCCGATGGCAGTAGAGAAGCTAGCCGAAGGTATCCGTAACTTTGCTGTAGACCAAGGTAAACTTGAGCAGATGCTAAAAGCGCAACTACAAGGCTAA
- the pgi gene encoding glucose-6-phosphate isomerase, with translation MTMLTQSSFWSKLAEHSAKLPHMRSLFESDPQRFDKMSMSACGLFLDYSKNRADDETLKLLFSLAQESNLTDKINAMFNGEIINNTEKRAVLHTALRASAEQTIIVDGINIVPEVKQTQAKMARFVDAVTSGQWKGYTGKAITDIVAIGIGGSFLGPKIVTQALRPYWNKSLNCYFVANVDASSLCEKLRLVDPETTLFVMSSKSFGTQETLTNTLSAKEWFLNNGGTQSDVAKHFVAVTSNVTKATEFGMDADNIFPMWDWVGGRYSLWSAIGLPIALLVGMDNFYALLEGAKEMDDHFLNAPLESNMPVIMGLFSLLYGNFHHAQSHVVLTYDHYLRGLPAYFQQLDMESNGKSVTIDGTEVDYTTGPVIWGGEGTNGQHAYHQLIHQGTALIPADFILPLQSHNPLGEHHVQLASNCFGQTQAMMQGRTYDEALAELSASKLTDDEKTLIAKHKVMQGNKPSNTILMDKLTPSSLGALIALYEHRTFVQGAIWDINSFDQWGVELGKILGNDVLAKLQASKDSTELDASSNGLINIFRANHI, from the coding sequence ATGACAATGCTTACTCAAAGCTCATTCTGGTCTAAGCTAGCGGAACACAGTGCCAAGCTGCCACACATGCGGTCACTATTTGAGTCTGATCCACAGCGCTTTGACAAGATGTCAATGTCGGCATGTGGACTCTTTCTCGATTACTCGAAAAATAGAGCCGATGATGAAACTCTTAAATTACTTTTCTCTCTAGCACAGGAGAGCAACTTAACCGATAAAATAAACGCCATGTTTAACGGTGAGATCATCAATAACACCGAAAAGCGAGCAGTATTGCATACGGCACTACGCGCCAGTGCTGAGCAGACAATTATCGTCGATGGAATTAATATCGTTCCAGAAGTTAAGCAAACACAAGCTAAAATGGCTAGATTTGTCGATGCCGTCACTTCGGGGCAATGGAAGGGTTATACAGGTAAAGCGATAACCGACATTGTGGCAATAGGTATTGGCGGCTCTTTCTTAGGCCCTAAAATCGTCACCCAAGCACTACGCCCCTATTGGAATAAATCTCTTAACTGTTACTTTGTTGCAAATGTCGACGCGAGTTCTCTCTGTGAGAAGCTACGCCTTGTCGATCCAGAAACGACATTGTTCGTCATGTCTTCTAAATCATTTGGCACCCAAGAGACACTAACCAATACTCTGAGCGCTAAAGAGTGGTTCCTTAATAACGGCGGCACTCAGTCCGATGTAGCGAAACATTTTGTTGCTGTGACTTCAAATGTCACTAAAGCAACAGAGTTTGGTATGGATGCCGACAACATCTTCCCAATGTGGGACTGGGTCGGTGGACGTTATTCACTCTGGTCAGCAATAGGCCTGCCTATCGCACTGTTAGTCGGCATGGACAACTTTTATGCATTGCTAGAAGGTGCTAAAGAGATGGATGATCATTTCTTAAATGCGCCACTAGAAAGCAATATGCCAGTGATCATGGGTCTATTCTCATTGCTGTATGGCAATTTTCATCATGCCCAGTCGCATGTCGTACTCACTTACGACCATTATCTTCGTGGACTGCCTGCCTATTTCCAGCAGCTCGATATGGAGAGTAACGGTAAGTCGGTTACTATAGATGGCACTGAAGTTGACTACACTACAGGCCCTGTTATCTGGGGAGGAGAAGGTACAAATGGCCAACACGCGTATCACCAACTCATTCACCAGGGAACGGCACTCATTCCTGCAGATTTCATTCTACCATTGCAAAGCCATAACCCATTAGGCGAGCATCATGTACAATTAGCCTCAAACTGTTTTGGCCAAACTCAGGCTATGATGCAAGGGCGAACCTACGATGAAGCCTTGGCAGAATTGAGCGCTAGCAAGTTAACTGATGACGAAAAAACATTGATCGCTAAACATAAGGTAATGCAAGGCAATAAGCCTAGTAATACGATTTTGATGGACAAGTTAACACCATCAAGTTTAGGCGCCTTGATCGCCTTATATGAGCACAGAACATTTGTTCAGGGCGCAATATGGGACATCAACTCATTCGATCAGTGGGGCGTAGAATTAGGTAAAATATTAGGTAATGATGTTCTAGCGAAACTGCAAGCCAGTAAAGATTCAACCGAACTCGATGCTTCAAGCAATGGACTCATCAATATATTTAGAGCCAATCACATCTAA
- a CDS encoding DUF3545 family protein: MNRLDYGSALDDTIIERPNSRSRSSNKKRKWREIEAIKEKHRLLKELQDIDSNFEYDFDNLLM, encoded by the coding sequence ATGAATCGTTTAGATTATGGTAGTGCGCTAGATGATACCATCATTGAAAGACCAAACAGTCGTTCGCGAAGCTCCAATAAGAAGCGAAAATGGCGCGAGATAGAGGCTATAAAAGAGAAACATCGTTTACTTAAAGAGCTTCAGGATATAGACAGCAACTTCGAATATGATTTTGATAATCTCCTGATGTAA
- a CDS encoding hemerythrin domain-containing protein, with amino-acid sequence MLTRLHNDHKHIAILLKILHNKQQRLENAEAINFNLIRDIIEYMQSYAEHSHHPLEDLINDYYMQQHPQEAIQRQLGKEHTSLIECSYQLMTTLNLILSDVPVQNEVLSDSLREYVTIQKEHLIYEEAELFPKWKAGMSDEDWKVVEAQCQERLISDPLFSDDDNALFEELREYIAKAEE; translated from the coding sequence ATGTTAACAAGGCTTCATAACGATCATAAACATATCGCGATACTGTTAAAGATATTGCATAACAAGCAGCAAAGATTGGAAAATGCAGAGGCGATAAATTTTAATCTCATTAGGGATATCATTGAGTATATGCAAAGTTATGCTGAACATAGTCATCATCCTTTGGAAGATTTGATAAATGACTATTATATGCAGCAACATCCACAGGAAGCTATCCAGCGACAACTTGGGAAAGAACACACAAGTTTGATAGAGTGTTCGTATCAGTTGATGACAACGCTTAATTTAATTTTAAGCGACGTACCTGTGCAAAATGAGGTGTTGAGTGATTCGTTGCGCGAGTATGTTACTATCCAGAAAGAACATTTAATCTACGAAGAAGCAGAGCTTTTTCCTAAATGGAAAGCGGGTATGAGTGATGAGGATTGGAAAGTCGTCGAGGCTCAATGCCAAGAGCGCCTCATTAGTGATCCGCTATTTAGCGACGATGACAATGCCCTGTTTGAAGAGTTAAGAGAGTATATAGCTAAAGCAGAAGAATAA
- the nfo gene encoding deoxyribonuclease IV translates to MSKTHWIGAHVSASGGIANAPLNAKEIGANAFALFTKNQRRWQAAPLCPHQIDAFHQNCIDAAIPVEAILPHDSYLINLGHPGNEQLEKSRQAFYDEMDRCEQMGLKLLNFHPGSHLKQISVDECLAKISESINLALDRSTSVTAVIENTAGQGSNLGHSFEQLAQIINGVEDKSRVGICIDTCHMFAAGYDLSSQAAAKNSFDEFDNIVGFEYLKAMHLNDSKTPLNSRVDRHQSLGAGYIGSEGFSYIMTLPATQNIPLILETIDPAIWPQEINWLRNQAKG, encoded by the coding sequence ATGTCAAAAACGCATTGGATTGGCGCACATGTAAGCGCATCTGGAGGCATTGCTAACGCCCCACTCAACGCAAAAGAGATTGGTGCGAATGCTTTTGCACTATTTACTAAAAACCAACGACGTTGGCAGGCCGCGCCACTGTGTCCTCATCAGATAGACGCCTTCCACCAAAACTGTATTGATGCGGCGATTCCTGTTGAAGCGATACTGCCTCATGACAGTTATCTGATTAACTTGGGACATCCTGGTAATGAGCAACTAGAAAAGTCACGACAAGCCTTTTACGACGAAATGGACCGCTGTGAACAGATGGGACTAAAGCTGCTAAACTTTCACCCTGGCAGCCATCTTAAACAGATAAGCGTCGATGAATGTTTGGCAAAAATAAGCGAATCTATAAACCTTGCCCTAGACCGTTCCACAAGCGTCACCGCTGTCATCGAAAATACCGCTGGGCAAGGATCTAACTTAGGCCATAGCTTTGAGCAACTCGCACAAATTATCAACGGCGTTGAAGACAAGAGTCGTGTTGGCATCTGTATTGATACCTGCCATATGTTTGCTGCAGGCTACGATCTTTCCTCTCAGGCAGCCGCAAAAAATAGCTTTGATGAATTTGATAATATTGTCGGATTCGAATATTTGAAAGCTATGCATCTCAATGACAGTAAAACCCCGTTAAACAGTCGTGTCGATAGGCATCAATCACTCGGAGCGGGTTACATTGGTAGCGAAGGATTTAGTTACATAATGACATTGCCCGCGACACAAAATATTCCGCTTATTTTGGAAACGATCGATCCAGCTATTTGGCCCCAAGAGATTAACTGGTTGCGTAACCAAGCCAAGGGCTAA
- the thrC gene encoding threonine synthase, producing the protein MELYNLKHPSQKVSFTEAVKLGLGRDRGLFFPTLIPVLDNVDELLAMPFVERSKHIMGAWLAQELGQERVDELVENAFNFELPLVKADDNRYCLELFHGPTLAFKDFGARFMAQCLNALASEDKITILTATSGDTGAAVADAFYGLDKIQVVVLYPKGKISLLQEKMFTTLGRNIHTVSVESDFDACQDLVKAAFEDRDVREDLHLNSANSINISRLLAQICYYFEAVAQFKLTNDCDPVIAVPSGNFGNLTAGLFARAMGLPIKRFVAATNSNDTVPRYLALGDWLPHQTVATMSNAMDVSEPSNWPRVEAIVEAMGWSLADITGIGLSESDTQDSLAQLYHAGYLSEPHAAIAAKALSLTMEDKEAGIFLGTAHPAKFKDVVEQALDIKVALPPELEAVKDKPILSASMDANFADLKAHLFAIL; encoded by the coding sequence ATGGAACTATATAATTTAAAACACCCGTCTCAGAAAGTCAGTTTTACCGAGGCGGTAAAACTTGGATTAGGCCGCGATAGAGGGCTGTTTTTCCCCACGTTGATCCCAGTGTTAGATAATGTGGATGAACTACTGGCAATGCCATTTGTTGAGCGTTCGAAACATATTATGGGGGCTTGGTTAGCCCAAGAGTTGGGTCAAGAAAGGGTAGATGAGTTAGTTGAAAATGCATTTAACTTCGAGTTGCCTTTAGTTAAAGCCGACGATAATCGCTATTGCCTAGAGCTTTTTCATGGCCCGACCTTAGCTTTTAAGGACTTTGGCGCGAGGTTTATGGCTCAGTGTCTTAATGCGTTGGCCTCTGAAGATAAAATTACCATTTTAACCGCCACCTCTGGAGATACCGGAGCCGCGGTAGCAGATGCGTTTTATGGGCTAGATAAGATCCAAGTAGTGGTGTTATACCCCAAAGGGAAAATTAGCCTATTGCAAGAAAAGATGTTTACCACGTTAGGACGAAATATTCATACGGTTTCAGTCGAATCGGATTTTGATGCCTGTCAAGACCTAGTTAAAGCGGCATTTGAGGATCGTGATGTTCGTGAGGATCTGCATTTAAATTCGGCAAACTCAATTAATATTAGCCGCTTACTCGCCCAAATTTGTTATTACTTTGAGGCCGTAGCACAGTTTAAGCTTACTAATGACTGCGATCCTGTTATCGCGGTACCAAGTGGTAATTTTGGTAACCTTACGGCGGGATTGTTTGCAAGAGCGATGGGGCTCCCTATAAAACGCTTTGTCGCTGCAACTAACAGCAACGATACCGTGCCACGTTATTTAGCCCTTGGTGATTGGCTACCTCATCAGACAGTTGCCACAATGTCGAATGCGATGGATGTGTCTGAGCCAAGTAACTGGCCTAGAGTTGAGGCCATAGTGGAAGCTATGGGGTGGAGTCTAGCTGATATTACCGGCATCGGATTGTCAGAGTCTGATACTCAGGACTCTTTAGCTCAATTGTATCACGCTGGTTATCTGTCCGAGCCTCATGCCGCTATCGCAGCTAAAGCTTTGTCGTTAACCATGGAAGACAAAGAAGCGGGGATTTTCTTGGGTACAGCTCATCCTGCTAAGTTTAAAGATGTGGTTGAACAAGCACTCGATATTAAAGTTGCATTGCCGCCAGAATTGGAAGCGGTGAAAGATAAGCCAATTTTGTCTGCATCGATGGACGCTAATTTTGCCGATTTAAAAGCACATCTATTTGCAATCTTATAA